From Clostridia bacterium, the proteins below share one genomic window:
- a CDS encoding RHS repeat-associated core domain-containing protein: EESGQYHTWFRQYSPNAGRWLTPDPAGLAAVDLLNPQSWNRYAYVMNRPTNLIDPLGLGDCGPGTVEDFIPNSPGSVVVEVSRPCPSLSNAGALPTGFAFGWPTGGGSVAQMELMVDGDSGGSTAPANNGKNCPSVPTHPGYANINANMAAAKSAPFAMYSFYKLVRNHGPWDYKQAKNLNDFGQIIPKSPFEDFGNFNYGATAASLGLPLSVTLRAAGYAGVKSDTGSTWDAIKAALGSAPYGDDSHDQQLIVNGYNFSGQGCNE, from the coding sequence CGAGGAGAGCGGTCAGTATCACACATGGTTCCGCCAGTACTCGCCCAACGCCGGACGCTGGCTGACTCCCGACCCCGCAGGACTCGCCGCCGTCGATCTCCTCAATCCCCAGAGCTGGAACAGGTATGCCTACGTGATGAACCGGCCAACCAATCTGATTGATCCGTTAGGTCTCGGCGATTGCGGACCCGGCACAGTGGAAGACTTCATTCCGAACAGTCCCGGCTCCGTTGTGGTGGAGGTTTCCAGACCTTGTCCTTCACTGTCGAACGCGGGCGCACTGCCGACAGGATTCGCTTTTGGTTGGCCAACAGGCGGCGGAAGTGTAGCCCAGATGGAGCTAATGGTGGACGGCGACAGTGGCGGTTCCACTGCACCCGCAAACAACGGAAAGAACTGCCCGAGTGTTCCAACGCATCCCGGTTACGCGAATATCAATGCCAATATGGCAGCGGCGAAGTCGGCTCCGTTCGCTATGTATTCGTTCTACAAACTAGTTCGGAATCACGGGCCCTGGGACTACAAGCAAGCCAAGAACTTGAATGATTTCGGGCAAATCATCCCTAAGTCCCCCTTTGAGGATTTCGGAAACTTCAACTACGGTGCAACCGCCGCTTCGCTTGGGCTACCGCTGAGTGTAACCCTGAGAGCGGCCGGATACGCGGGAGTGAAGTCTGACACCGGATCGACGTGGGACGCGATCAAAGCTGCCCTAGGCTCTGCCCCTTACGGGGACGACTCGCATGATCAGCAATTGATCGTCAACGGGTACAACTTCTCCGGACAGGGGTGTAACGAGTGA
- a CDS encoding transposase yields MTGGLRRLHQSKQSHFVTFSSYRRGQKLVSPEICQLFVERLEAMRCRFQSRVYGFVVMPEHAHLLLSEPYRGNLAEAIHFLKLSFSKQVKSIRVDQAPGVFWQKRYYDTNVRNHRQFVEKLRYIHQNPVRRGLCATAAEWKWSSFRHYAFREAGTVEIESEWIARDRESEKPSPAESRVFLVPG; encoded by the coding sequence ATGACGGGCGGCCTCCGCAGACTACATCAGTCGAAACAGAGTCATTTCGTGACGTTTAGCTCCTATCGTCGCGGTCAGAAGCTTGTCTCTCCCGAAATCTGCCAGTTATTTGTAGAACGGCTTGAGGCGATGCGTTGCCGCTTTCAGTCGCGCGTGTACGGGTTTGTTGTGATGCCAGAACATGCACACCTTCTGCTCAGCGAACCCTATCGTGGGAATCTCGCAGAAGCAATTCATTTCCTGAAACTATCATTCTCAAAACAGGTCAAATCGATTCGCGTGGATCAAGCCCCCGGCGTGTTCTGGCAGAAGCGGTACTACGATACGAACGTCCGCAATCACCGTCAATTTGTCGAGAAACTACGGTACATTCACCAGAACCCGGTGAGGCGCGGGTTGTGCGCCACAGCCGCGGAATGGAAGTGGAGCAGTTTCCGCCACTATGCGTTCCGGGAGGCGGGGACGGTTGAGATCGAGTCGGAGTGGATAGCACGTGATCGGGAGAGTGAAAAACCTAGCCCTGCCGAATCGAGAGTGTTCCTTGTCCCAGGTTAA
- a CDS encoding ACT domain-containing protein, producing MASSSLPARHRLRLHVLPGVYSVCRFAPTAPIPEWALASDFFSITHTPHELSVVCGRDVIPEPVLDSLNAEHDWACIEIEGPIPFELTGVLNACLQSLAEALIGIFALSTFDTDYILVKSHHLESAVEALHNAGHYI from the coding sequence CAGCAGTAGTTTACCTGCACGACACAGATTGCGGTTGCACGTGCTTCCCGGCGTTTACAGCGTGTGCCGCTTCGCGCCGACCGCTCCGATTCCAGAGTGGGCGCTAGCCAGCGATTTCTTTTCAATCACGCACACTCCGCACGAATTGTCCGTCGTCTGCGGCCGCGATGTCATTCCGGAACCTGTACTGGACTCGCTCAACGCGGAACACGATTGGGCATGCATTGAAATCGAAGGGCCGATTCCGTTCGAACTCACGGGCGTGCTGAACGCTTGCCTCCAGTCGCTGGCGGAAGCCTTGATCGGAATCTTCGCGCTTTCCACCTTCGACACCGACTACATCCTGGTGAAGAGTCACCATCTCGAAAGCGCCGTTGAAGCCCTCCATAACGCTGGACACTACATTTAG